A section of the Telopea speciosissima isolate NSW1024214 ecotype Mountain lineage chromosome 3, Tspe_v1, whole genome shotgun sequence genome encodes:
- the LOC122655342 gene encoding cysteine-rich receptor-like protein kinase 15, whose product MRRVLASNPNPTFISFATLALLFQFLFISKAEDPSIYSCYNSANYTTNSPFKTNLNHTFSSLYNNTPLTLFNTTVYGEDPNRVYGLVQCRGDATQDECRNCVNNSTIEIVRRCPFGKEGMIRYWACVLRYADWDFFGQIDNQSPIIYAYPVDNVTDVTLFNERVAGLMHNLSIAAAGSPSKFATGQTSSVNSFSSVYGMLQCTSDLSDSNCYSCLQSIITDIPTCCNWRSGGNVYTSSCFLRYDSYLFFDMFPPPPPSPTQASLSPTPLTVDGGGTNTTATTNTTQGKGDGTLSQASLSPTPLTVDGGGTNTTATTNTTQGKRKSSSNIVIIAVVLPITGVLLVSGICLNEISTVESLQFDFDTIKAATANFSDFNMLGQGGFGPVYKTTLVLVSSNTNSIQGKLLNGQEIAVKRLSRNSGQGELEFKNEVVLVAKLQHRNLVRLLGYSLQGEEKLLIYEFLPNTSLDYFIFDPIKSTQLNWEKRYKIIIGVARGLLYLHEDSQLRIIHRDLKASNVLLDEDWNPKISDFGMARLFEFDQTQNTNRIVGTYGYMAPEYALHGFFSVKSDVFSFGVLLLEIVSGRKNNSFYQVEHTEDLLSYAWRHWRENTALELIDTTLRRNCSISEVMRCIHIGLLCVQGDVADRPTMGSVNLMFSSSSVTLPIPSSPSFSVYNRNETEISSSENDSRETQLRPSTTKSTPRSIDSVSITELYPTLGEIQRKSSTRLFLQ is encoded by the exons ATGAGGCGTGTTCTTGCATCAAATCCCAATCCCACCTTTATCTCATTCGCAACTCTTGCTTTGTTGTTTCAGTTTCTCTTTATATCGAAAGCTGAGGATCCTTCCATCTACTCCTGTTACAATTCCGCCAATTATACTACCAACAGCCCATTCAAAACTAATCTCAACCACACCTTCTCTTCCCTATACAACAATACTCCCTTAACCCTTTTCAATACCACCGTATACGGCGAAGATCCCAACCGAGTTTATGGTTTGGTCCAGTGCAGAGGAGATGCCACCCAAGATGAATGTCGGAACTGTGTGAATAATTCGACTATTGAGATCGTTCGACGTTGTCCTTTTGGAAAGGAAGGAATGATACGCTATTGGGCTTGTGTCTTACGCTACGCTGACTGGGACTTCTTCGGCCAAATCGACAATCAAAGCCCTATAATCTATGCCTACCCGGTGGACAACGTGACAGATGTGACTCTGTTTAACGAGAGAGTTGCAGGTCTAATGCATAACTTGTCGATTGCGGCTGCTGGTAGCCCTTCCAAGTTTGCGACTGGACAGACCAGTTCTGTGAATAGCTTTAGTTCTGTATATGGTATGTTGCAGTGCACAAGCGACTTGTCGGACAGTAACTGTTATTCCTGCCTCCAAAGCATAATTACAGACATTCCAACTTGTTGTAATTGGAGATCGGGAGGGAATGTTTATACTTCCAGTTGCTTCTTAAGGTACGATTCTTATCTCTTCTTTGACATGTTTCCTCCGCCACCTCCGTCCCCAACGCAGGCTTCTCTTTCACCAACCCCACTGACTGTTGATGGTGGAGGCACCAACACCACCGCTACCACCAATACAACACAAGGTAAAGGAGATGGTACTCTTTCGCAGGCTTCTCTTTCACCAACCCCACTGACTGTTGATGGTGGAGGCACCAACACCACCGCTACCACCAATACAACACAAG ggaaaaggaaaagttcATCAAATATTGTTATTATTGCTGTGGTCCTGCCAATAACAGGAGTTCTACTTGTTTCTggcatat GTTTGAATGAGATTAGCACGGTGGAATCATTACAATTCGACTTTGATACAATAAAAGCTGCCACAGCCAATTTCTCTGATTTCAATATGCTTGGACAAGGTGGATTCGGTCCCGTTTACAAG ACCACACTTGTGCTAGTATCCTCTAATACAAATAGTATACAGGGTAAGCTTTTAAATGGACAAGAAATTGCTGTGAAGAGGCTTTCTAGAAATTCTGGACAAGGTGAACTAGAATTTAAGAATGAGGTGGTGTTAGTGGCGAAGTTGCAGCACAGAAATCTTGTGCGGCTCCTCGGCTACAGcttacaaggagaagaaaagctcCTGATCTATGAATTCTTGCCAAATACAAGCCTCGATTACTTCATCTTTG ATCCAATCAAATCCACACAATTGAACTGGGAAAAGCGTTACAAAATCATCATCGGGGTTGCTCGAGGGCTTCTCTATCTTCATGAAGATTCTCAACTTAGGATTATACATCGAGATCTCAAAGCCAGCAATGTTTTGTTGGATGAGGATTGGAACccaaaaatttcagattttggtaTGGCAAGGCTTTTTGAGTTCGACCAAACTCAAAATACCAATAGGATTGTTGGAACATA TGGATATATGGCTCCAGAGTATGCATTGCATGGGTTCTTCTCAGTTAAGTCAGATGTCTTTAGTTTTGGTGTCTTACTTTTGGAAATTGTGAGTGGGCGGAAGAACAACAGTTTTTATCAAGTGGAGCACACTGAGGATCTTCTTAGCTAT GCATGGAGACATTGGAGGGAAAACACGGCCTTGGAGTTGATAGATACAACTTTGAGGAGAAATTGTTCAATAAGTGAAGTAATGCGTTGCATTCACATTGGACTGCTATGTGTTCAAGGGGATGTTGCTGACAGACCCACCATGGGATCAGTTAATCTCATGTTCAGTAGCTCATCCGTCACTCTCCCAATACCATCGTCACCTTCCTTTTCCGTTTATAACAGAAACGAGACAGAGATATCTTCCTCAGAGAATGATTCGCGGGAAACACAACTGCGTCCATCCACAACTAAGTCAACACCAAGGTCTATAGATAGTGTATCTATTACCGAGCTTTACCCTACCCTCGGTGAGATACAAAGGAAGAGTAGTACACGACTGTTTTTACAGTAG